A region from the Vicia villosa cultivar HV-30 ecotype Madison, WI linkage group LG3, Vvil1.0, whole genome shotgun sequence genome encodes:
- the LOC131654977 gene encoding uncharacterized protein LOC131654977 — protein sequence MPMEKYRSITQFNIQTKASLFLLFSSKIKMAVSPMNTKSNFHGRSISLPSRPHPLILKCSQHLETLQRSSDETSSSSSVFHKIDGLRDLIECVENLIQLPLTQDALVHDKHQENWVNNLLDGSLRLLDVCSAAKDAVIHTKECIRELQSIIRRRGGGSEVTAEAKKFLTSRKVVKKAISKALTNLKGNTKSCNMLSTNKDHQTLTLIKLLQNVEVATLSTFQRILQFISGTIQSKSNRWGSISKLIQSNRVACSQLTDESEFAQVDVALQSFIFTKTRKLEGINDLQNHLEKTESSIQDLEEGLEFLFRRLIKIRVSLLNILNN from the coding sequence ATGCCAATGGAAAAATACAGATCCATAACTCaattcaacattcaaacaaaggcttctctttttcttctctttagcAGTAAAATAAAAATGGCAGTATCTCCTATGAATACAAAATCCAATTTCCATGGCCGCTCAATCAGCTTGCCATCTAGACCACACCCCCTCATTCTTAAATGCAGTCAACATTTGGAAACCTTACAAAGGTCTTCCGATGAAACCTCCTCCTCATCGTCAGTTTTCCATAAGATTGATGGCTTGCGAGATTTGATCGAGTGTGTTGAAAATTTGATTCAGCTTCCACTAACACAAGATGCACTTGTACATGATAAGCATCAAGAAAATTGGGTAAATAACCTATTGGATGGATCCTTAAGGCTATTAGATGTGTGTAGTGCTGCCAAAGATGCTGTAATTCATACAAAAGAGTGCATAAGGGAACTTCAATCCATCATAAGAAGAAGAGGAGGCGGATCGGAGGTCACTGCAGAGGCTAAGAAATTCTTGACATCTAGAAAGGTTGTGAAAAAGGCCATCTCCAAAGCATTGACAAATTTGAAGGGAAATACCAAAAGTTGCAACATGTTATCTACAAACAAAGACCATCAAACACTGACTTTGATTAAATTATTACAAAATGTTGAAGTAGCTACACTATCTACATTTCAAAGAATTCTGCAATTTATCTCAGGGACTATACAATCAAAGTCAAACAGATGGGGTTCCATTTCCAAGTTAATTCAGTCCAACAGAGTTGCTTGTTCACAATTGACAGATGAAAGTGAATTTGCTCAAGTGGATGTAGCATTGCAGTCTTTCATATTTACCAAGACTAGAAAACTTGAAGGCATCAATGATTTGCAAAACCACTTAGAGAAAACCGAGTCAAGCATTCAAGACCTTGAAGAAGGGCTTGAGTTTTTGTTTAGGCGTCTTATTAAAATCAGAGTCTCACTTCTAAATATCCTCAACAATTAG
- the LOC131660396 gene encoding glucose-1-phosphate adenylyltransferase large subunit 1-like isoform X1 yields the protein MASGCVSLKTNTHFLNSKKGSFFGERVNGSLKNSSWVIAQKKIKPAAFSAILTSDDPKGSLFQNLQVPSFLRLRADPKNVISIVLGGGPGTHLYPLTKRAATPAVPVGGCYRLIDIPMSNCINSGINKIFVLTQFNSASLNRHIARTYFGNGVNFGDGFVEVLAATQTPGEAGKKWFQGTADAVRQFTWIFEDAKNINVENVLILAGDHLYRMDYMDLLQSHVDRNADITVSCAAVGDNRASDYGLVKVDDRGNIIQFSEKPKGPDLKAMQVDTSRLGLSPQDASKSPYIASMGVYVFKKDVLLKLLKWRYPTANDFGSEIIPSAIKEHNVQAYYFGDYWEDIGTIKSFYDANLALTEESPKFEFYDPKTPIFTSPGFLPPTKFDNSRVVDAIISHGCFLRDCTIQHSIVGERSRLDYGVELQDTVMMGADYYQTESEIASLLAEGKVPIGIGRNTKIKNCIIDKNAKIGKDVVIANKDGVQEADRSEDGFYIRSGITIIMEKATIEDGTVI from the exons ATGGCTTCTGGTTGTGTGAGCTTGAAAACCAACACCCATTTTCTAAATTCTAAAAAAGGTTCTTTTTTTGGAGAAAGAGTCAATGGAAGCTTGAAAAACAGTTCATGGGTCATAGCACAGAAGAAGATCAAACCTGCTGCTTTTTCTGCTATTCTTACTTCAGATGACCCCAAAGGTTCCCTG TTTCAGAATTTGCAAGTGCCTTCATTTCTGAGACTAAGGGCTGATCCAAAGAATGTGATTTCCATTGTGTTGGGAGGAGGGCCTGGAACACATCTCTATCCCCTTACCAAACGAGCTGCAACACCTGCG GTTCCTGTTGGAGGATGCTATAGGCTTATAGATATTCCAATGAGTAACTGCATCAATAGTGGGATCAACAAGATATTTGTGCTGACTCAGTTCAACTCTGCTTCGTTAAATCGTCACATCGCTCGAACCTATTTCGGAAATGGTGTCAACTTTGGTGATGGATTTGTGGAG GTTCTGGCGGCGACACAAACACCAGGAGAAGCTGGAAAGAAGTGGTTTCAAGGAACTGCGGATGCTGTGAGACAATTTACCTGGATATTTGAG GATGCCAAGAATATAAACGTCGAGAATGTATTGATCTTGGCGGGAGATCATTTATACCGAATGGATTACATGGACCTTTTGCAG AGTCACGTTGATAGAAATGCCGATATTACAGTTTCATGTGCCGCTGTTGGTGACAA CCGTGCATCGGATTATGGATTGGTCAAGGTAGACGACAGAGGCAACATCATCCAATTTTCAGAAAAACCGAAAGGCCCTGATCTGAAAGCAATG CAAGTTGATACTTCTCGTCTTGGCTTGTCACCACAAGATGCATCGAAGTCACCATATATTGCCTCTATGGGAGTTTATGTATTCAAGAAAGATGTTTTACTCAAGCTTCTGAAATGGAGGTATCCTACAGCTAATGACTTCGGTTCTGAAATCATTCCTTCAGCTATAAAAGAACACAATGTCCAA GCATATTATTTCGGAGACTATTGGGAAGATATTGGAACGATAAAATCCTTCTATGATGCTAACCTCGCTCTTACTGAAGAG AGTCCAAAGTTTGAGTTTTATGATCCAAAGACACCGATTTTCACATCTCCAGGATTCCTACCACCAACAAAGTTTGACAACTCTCGA GTTGTGGATGCCATTATCTCCCATGGATGTTTCCTGAGAGATTGTACAATCCAACACTCCATTGTCGGTGAAAGATCGCGTTTAGATTATGGCGTTGAGCTTCAG GACACTGTAATGATGGGAGCGGACTATTACCAAACTGAATCCGAAATCGCTTCTCTACTTGCAGAAGGGAAGGTCCCGATTGGCATCGGAAGGAATACCAAAATCAA GAACTGCATTATTGACAAAAATGCAAAGATCGGGAAAGATGTCGTCATCGCAAACAAAGAC GGCGTTCAAGAAGCGGATAGATCGGAAGATGGTTTCTACATCCGATCAGGAATCACCATCATAATGGAGAAAGCGACGATAGAAGACGGAACTGTCATATAA
- the LOC131660396 gene encoding glucose-1-phosphate adenylyltransferase large subunit 1-like isoform X2, translated as MASGCVSLKTNTHFLNSKKGSFFGERVNGSLKNSSWVIAQKKIKPAAFSAILTSDDPKGSLNLQVPSFLRLRADPKNVISIVLGGGPGTHLYPLTKRAATPAVPVGGCYRLIDIPMSNCINSGINKIFVLTQFNSASLNRHIARTYFGNGVNFGDGFVEVLAATQTPGEAGKKWFQGTADAVRQFTWIFEDAKNINVENVLILAGDHLYRMDYMDLLQSHVDRNADITVSCAAVGDNRASDYGLVKVDDRGNIIQFSEKPKGPDLKAMQVDTSRLGLSPQDASKSPYIASMGVYVFKKDVLLKLLKWRYPTANDFGSEIIPSAIKEHNVQAYYFGDYWEDIGTIKSFYDANLALTEESPKFEFYDPKTPIFTSPGFLPPTKFDNSRVVDAIISHGCFLRDCTIQHSIVGERSRLDYGVELQDTVMMGADYYQTESEIASLLAEGKVPIGIGRNTKIKNCIIDKNAKIGKDVVIANKDGVQEADRSEDGFYIRSGITIIMEKATIEDGTVI; from the exons ATGGCTTCTGGTTGTGTGAGCTTGAAAACCAACACCCATTTTCTAAATTCTAAAAAAGGTTCTTTTTTTGGAGAAAGAGTCAATGGAAGCTTGAAAAACAGTTCATGGGTCATAGCACAGAAGAAGATCAAACCTGCTGCTTTTTCTGCTATTCTTACTTCAGATGACCCCAAAGGTTCCCTG AATTTGCAAGTGCCTTCATTTCTGAGACTAAGGGCTGATCCAAAGAATGTGATTTCCATTGTGTTGGGAGGAGGGCCTGGAACACATCTCTATCCCCTTACCAAACGAGCTGCAACACCTGCG GTTCCTGTTGGAGGATGCTATAGGCTTATAGATATTCCAATGAGTAACTGCATCAATAGTGGGATCAACAAGATATTTGTGCTGACTCAGTTCAACTCTGCTTCGTTAAATCGTCACATCGCTCGAACCTATTTCGGAAATGGTGTCAACTTTGGTGATGGATTTGTGGAG GTTCTGGCGGCGACACAAACACCAGGAGAAGCTGGAAAGAAGTGGTTTCAAGGAACTGCGGATGCTGTGAGACAATTTACCTGGATATTTGAG GATGCCAAGAATATAAACGTCGAGAATGTATTGATCTTGGCGGGAGATCATTTATACCGAATGGATTACATGGACCTTTTGCAG AGTCACGTTGATAGAAATGCCGATATTACAGTTTCATGTGCCGCTGTTGGTGACAA CCGTGCATCGGATTATGGATTGGTCAAGGTAGACGACAGAGGCAACATCATCCAATTTTCAGAAAAACCGAAAGGCCCTGATCTGAAAGCAATG CAAGTTGATACTTCTCGTCTTGGCTTGTCACCACAAGATGCATCGAAGTCACCATATATTGCCTCTATGGGAGTTTATGTATTCAAGAAAGATGTTTTACTCAAGCTTCTGAAATGGAGGTATCCTACAGCTAATGACTTCGGTTCTGAAATCATTCCTTCAGCTATAAAAGAACACAATGTCCAA GCATATTATTTCGGAGACTATTGGGAAGATATTGGAACGATAAAATCCTTCTATGATGCTAACCTCGCTCTTACTGAAGAG AGTCCAAAGTTTGAGTTTTATGATCCAAAGACACCGATTTTCACATCTCCAGGATTCCTACCACCAACAAAGTTTGACAACTCTCGA GTTGTGGATGCCATTATCTCCCATGGATGTTTCCTGAGAGATTGTACAATCCAACACTCCATTGTCGGTGAAAGATCGCGTTTAGATTATGGCGTTGAGCTTCAG GACACTGTAATGATGGGAGCGGACTATTACCAAACTGAATCCGAAATCGCTTCTCTACTTGCAGAAGGGAAGGTCCCGATTGGCATCGGAAGGAATACCAAAATCAA GAACTGCATTATTGACAAAAATGCAAAGATCGGGAAAGATGTCGTCATCGCAAACAAAGAC GGCGTTCAAGAAGCGGATAGATCGGAAGATGGTTTCTACATCCGATCAGGAATCACCATCATAATGGAGAAAGCGACGATAGAAGACGGAACTGTCATATAA